The following proteins come from a genomic window of Candidatus Macondimonas diazotrophica:
- the doeA gene encoding ectoine hydrolase encodes MKVRDDMTFPFAEYERRINALRQRMKERLLDAVVITDPENLMYLTDYQTTGYSFFQALVVPLEGEPFMITRELEATNVYHRTWLEIARPYPDTGDPIQALVQSLREFGLKNKCIGYERNSYFFPAYHQDAIHTTFTEGRLLDCFGIVEEGRICKSEVELDVMRKAAMATQAGMKAGIEACRAGVTENEIAAEISAAMFKAGGEAPAVMPYVASGPRTLIGHATWEGRTVQPGEHVFLEVGGCYRRYHTAMMRTVVLDHLSDSLCKAQERMRLALKEAHKAIRPGITVSDADNLIRQIITDNDVGARLITRSGYSIGIAFPPSWDEGYVISLKQGNSSILRKGMTFHLIPWMWAVDGDKTVGISDTIYVTDDGCESFFDMEQCIHSKPKPAQAKLPGPAKAATA; translated from the coding sequence ATGAAAGTTCGTGACGATATGACCTTCCCGTTCGCGGAATACGAACGGCGTATCAATGCGCTCCGCCAGCGCATGAAGGAGCGTCTGCTGGACGCTGTGGTGATCACCGACCCCGAAAATCTGATGTACCTGACGGATTATCAGACCACGGGCTACTCGTTCTTTCAGGCGCTGGTGGTGCCGCTGGAGGGGGAGCCCTTCATGATCACCCGTGAGCTGGAGGCAACCAATGTCTATCACCGCACCTGGCTGGAAATCGCGCGGCCCTATCCGGATACCGGTGATCCGATCCAGGCGCTGGTGCAGAGCCTGCGTGAGTTTGGGCTCAAGAATAAGTGCATCGGATATGAGCGCAACAGCTATTTCTTCCCCGCCTATCATCAGGATGCCATTCATACCACCTTCACCGAAGGCCGGTTGCTGGATTGCTTCGGCATTGTCGAGGAAGGCCGGATCTGCAAGTCCGAGGTCGAACTGGACGTGATGCGCAAGGCGGCCATGGCGACTCAAGCCGGTATGAAGGCCGGCATCGAAGCCTGCCGCGCCGGGGTCACGGAAAACGAGATTGCCGCCGAAATCAGCGCCGCCATGTTCAAGGCCGGCGGCGAGGCGCCGGCAGTGATGCCCTATGTGGCGTCCGGGCCGCGCACGCTGATCGGCCATGCCACCTGGGAAGGGCGCACCGTCCAGCCCGGCGAACATGTATTCCTGGAAGTGGGCGGCTGCTATCGCCGTTACCACACGGCCATGATGCGCACGGTGGTGCTGGATCACCTGTCCGATTCCCTGTGCAAGGCCCAGGAGCGCATGCGATTGGCACTGAAGGAAGCCCACAAGGCCATTCGCCCCGGTATTACCGTGTCGGATGCGGACAACCTGATTCGCCAGATCATCACCGACAACGATGTGGGCGCGCGACTGATTACGCGCTCGGGCTATTCCATCGGTATCGCGTTCCCGCCGAGCTGGGATGAGGGTTACGTGATCAGTCTCAAGCAGGGCAATTCCTCGATTCTGCGCAAGGGTATGACCTTTCATCTGATTCCCTGGATGTGGGCGGTGGATGGCGACAAAACGGTCGGGATATCCGACACCATCTATGTCACCGACGATGGCTGTGAGTCGTTCTTCGATATGGAACAGTGCATTCACAGCAAGCCCAAGCCGGCACAGGCGAAACTGCCCGGTCCGGCCAAGGCCGCCACTGCCTGA
- a CDS encoding aspartate aminotransferase family protein has translation MEVFGRWESEIRGYCRAYPTVFVSSSNARQGDEQGKSFIDFFAGAGVLNFGHNNPRMKAAIVEYIQQDGITHSLDMYTQAKRAFIETFVEVILQPRGWDHRLQFMGPTGTNAVEAALKLARRVTGRPNVVAFHKGFHGMTLGSLALTANSYFRGAAGVPLNHVMHVPFGCETPCADCQLGCGMDSLNALRARFQDSSSGLAPPAAFVVEAIQAEGGVNVASEVWLQGVQQLASDLGALFIIDDIQAGCGRTGNYFSFDGMGLAPDIVCLAKGLGGFGTPIAMNLVKPEHDAHWSPGEHTGTFRGQNLSFVAGRIGLEYFRDGELLTAVRRKGGVLREALQGLASRYRRLGFQVRGKGMMQAIDLRDGALAKRVAGNCFKLGLIIGPCGTGGKVIKLIPPLTIPDDDLQAGLELLARAIDQAVEAA, from the coding sequence ATGGAAGTGTTTGGGCGTTGGGAGTCGGAGATTCGCGGGTACTGCCGCGCCTACCCCACGGTGTTCGTGTCGTCTTCGAATGCTCGGCAGGGGGACGAGCAGGGCAAGTCATTCATCGATTTCTTTGCGGGTGCCGGGGTACTGAACTTCGGGCACAACAATCCGCGCATGAAAGCGGCGATTGTGGAATACATCCAGCAGGATGGCATCACCCACAGCCTCGACATGTACACGCAGGCCAAGCGTGCATTCATCGAAACCTTCGTCGAGGTGATCCTGCAGCCGCGCGGCTGGGATCATCGTCTGCAGTTCATGGGGCCCACTGGGACCAATGCGGTGGAAGCCGCCCTGAAACTGGCGCGGCGGGTCACCGGTCGTCCAAACGTGGTGGCCTTTCACAAGGGCTTCCACGGCATGACGCTAGGTTCCCTGGCGCTGACGGCGAACAGCTATTTCCGCGGCGCGGCGGGTGTGCCGTTGAACCATGTCATGCATGTGCCGTTCGGGTGCGAGACCCCGTGTGCCGATTGCCAGCTGGGTTGCGGCATGGATTCGCTGAACGCGTTGCGGGCGCGTTTCCAGGATTCGTCCTCCGGGTTGGCGCCACCGGCCGCGTTCGTGGTGGAGGCGATCCAGGCCGAGGGTGGCGTCAATGTCGCCAGCGAAGTCTGGCTCCAGGGCGTTCAGCAGCTGGCCAGTGATCTCGGTGCCTTGTTCATCATCGACGACATCCAGGCCGGTTGCGGCCGGACCGGAAATTACTTCAGCTTCGACGGCATGGGTCTGGCGCCCGACATCGTCTGCCTGGCCAAGGGACTGGGCGGCTTCGGTACACCGATTGCCATGAATCTGGTCAAGCCGGAACACGATGCACACTGGTCGCCGGGTGAGCACACCGGCACCTTTCGCGGCCAGAACCTGTCGTTCGTGGCCGGCCGGATCGGGCTCGAGTACTTCCGTGATGGGGAACTGCTGACCGCGGTGCGGCGCAAGGGCGGGGTCCTGCGCGAAGCACTGCAGGGGCTGGCGAGCCGCTATCGCCGTCTCGGGTTTCAGGTGCGCGGCAAGGGCATGATGCAGGCCATCGACCTGCGGGACGGCGCACTGGCTAAACGGGTGGCAGGCAACTGTTTCAAGCTGGGGCTGATCATCGGGCCCTGCGGAACCGGTGGAAAAGTGATCAAGCTGATTCCGCCGCTGACGATTCCGGATGACGACCTGCAGGCGGGGCTGGAATTGCTGGCGCGCGCCATCGACCAGGCAGTGGAGGCAGCATGA
- the doeB2 gene encoding N(2)-acetyl-L-2,4-diaminobutanoate deacetylase DoeB2, which translates to MVDVTQDNIATQSWGSLLESAVQLRHALHRRPELPWHERGTAIIIREHLSAAGIRWRECADTGTVATLAPNASGDPIALRADIDALPIHEQAAVDYRSEHIGCMHACGHDGHTATLFAALWWLKKHEDRLPAPVVVLFQPAEEGGHGARRMIEDGALQGVSCIYGWHNWPAIPYGKAVCPDGPVMSANGTFQIRVMGQGGHASQPEKCRDPVLAASAITLSLQQLVSRRLPPQAAAVVSVTSIDARSAETVIPDQASIGGSIRLARDGYRPTVEALIHSTAMETARAYGVEAQVTVLPRYGATINHATAAGAYRTALAEEFGAQWQCQDTLLPIMASEDFSYYLKEIPGAYALVGADDGAGHDLPCHSPRYVFNDHLIRHMGRVYARLAGAPVPD; encoded by the coding sequence ATGGTCGATGTGACACAGGACAACATAGCCACCCAGAGCTGGGGGAGCCTGTTGGAATCTGCGGTGCAGCTGCGTCATGCACTGCACCGGCGCCCCGAGTTGCCTTGGCACGAGCGGGGCACGGCAATCATCATCCGCGAGCATCTCAGCGCCGCGGGCATCCGCTGGCGCGAATGTGCCGATACCGGCACCGTGGCCACTTTGGCGCCCAATGCCAGCGGCGATCCCATTGCCCTGCGGGCCGACATTGATGCCCTGCCTATTCACGAACAGGCTGCGGTGGATTACCGCTCCGAGCACATCGGGTGTATGCATGCCTGCGGCCACGATGGCCATACAGCAACCCTGTTTGCCGCACTCTGGTGGCTGAAAAAGCACGAGGACCGGTTGCCTGCCCCGGTGGTGGTGTTGTTCCAGCCGGCCGAGGAAGGCGGCCACGGCGCGCGACGCATGATCGAGGACGGCGCACTGCAAGGAGTGTCCTGTATCTACGGCTGGCACAACTGGCCCGCGATTCCTTACGGCAAGGCCGTGTGTCCCGATGGCCCGGTGATGTCGGCCAACGGAACCTTCCAGATCAGGGTGATGGGGCAGGGCGGGCACGCCAGCCAGCCGGAAAAATGTCGGGATCCGGTGCTGGCGGCATCCGCCATTACCCTGTCGCTGCAACAGCTGGTGAGCCGGCGGCTGCCTCCCCAGGCCGCGGCCGTGGTCAGCGTGACGAGTATCGATGCCAGAAGCGCCGAAACCGTCATTCCCGATCAGGCAAGCATCGGCGGCAGCATCCGGCTGGCGCGCGACGGGTATCGCCCGACAGTCGAGGCGCTGATTCACAGCACTGCCATGGAAACCGCCCGGGCCTATGGCGTCGAGGCCCAGGTGACGGTGTTGCCGCGCTATGGCGCCACCATCAACCACGCCACGGCCGCCGGGGCGTACCGCACGGCGCTGGCCGAGGAGTTCGGCGCCCAATGGCAGTGCCAGGACACCTTGCTGCCGATCATGGCCAGCGAGGACTTCAGCTATTACCTCAAAGAGATTCCAGGTGCCTACGCCCTGGTGGGGGCGGATGATGGCGCGGGCCATGACCTGCCCTGTCACAGCCCACGCTACGTGTTCAACGATCATTTGATTCGGCACATGGGCCGGGTCTATGCACGACTGGCCGGTGCTCCGGTGCCGGATTGA